A genomic stretch from Bacillus sp. E(2018) includes:
- a CDS encoding DUF445 family protein — protein sequence MNIWISISIMAIVGAFIGGLTNSIAIRMLFRPFTTLYIGKYRVPFTPGLIPKRRKQLAVQLGETVTKHLLTAEGVQAKINDNEFRKEMTELVQAEVKRFLKSDMTISDLLKQDFGVDDVQNRIQTTTEAWLSSRMNRMLQESNGKEMKDVLPEKFVAAGEEKLPEVVDWLLNKGVTYLESEEGRKSLASGIDAFLMDKGMLVNMVSMFFGNVSIADKVQPELIKFMKHENTRDTMLNLIKQEYRNFMEKRMDEAFGLFNMTEMTSGLAKEITARLPIEEYLNTPVSSLASSVDSWIVNDLTPKAVSAGLDLFVDRLEMLLEKMHLAKIVEEQVEAFSLERLEEIIISIAKSELKMITWLGALLGGIIGVFQGILVLFL from the coding sequence ATGAATATATGGATTTCAATTTCTATCATGGCGATCGTCGGTGCGTTTATTGGTGGTCTAACAAACTCCATTGCAATCCGAATGCTATTCAGACCGTTTACTACATTATACATCGGTAAATATCGAGTTCCATTTACACCTGGACTCATACCGAAGCGTAGAAAACAACTCGCCGTGCAGCTGGGTGAGACCGTAACTAAACATCTTCTGACCGCAGAAGGTGTTCAGGCGAAAATTAACGATAACGAATTTCGCAAAGAGATGACTGAACTCGTTCAAGCAGAAGTGAAACGCTTCTTAAAGAGTGATATGACGATCAGTGATCTGCTTAAACAAGATTTCGGTGTGGATGATGTTCAGAACCGAATCCAAACAACAACAGAAGCATGGCTGAGTTCTCGAATGAATAGAATGCTTCAGGAATCAAATGGTAAGGAAATGAAAGATGTTCTGCCAGAAAAATTTGTTGCTGCAGGGGAAGAAAAGTTACCCGAAGTCGTAGATTGGCTCTTGAACAAAGGGGTTACTTATTTAGAAAGTGAAGAAGGCCGGAAATCACTAGCGAGTGGTATTGATGCCTTTCTTATGGATAAAGGGATGCTCGTTAATATGGTGTCTATGTTCTTTGGTAATGTTAGCATTGCAGACAAAGTACAACCAGAGCTGATCAAGTTTATGAAACATGAAAATACACGTGATACCATGCTGAATCTTATCAAGCAAGAATATCGCAACTTTATGGAAAAAAGAATGGACGAAGCATTCGGGCTTTTTAACATGACTGAGATGACATCAGGTTTAGCGAAAGAAATTACAGCTAGACTTCCCATCGAAGAATATTTAAACACACCTGTTTCTTCATTAGCGAGTTCGGTTGATAGCTGGATTGTGAATGACCTAACACCAAAAGCAGTATCTGCAGGTCTAGACCTATTTGTCGATCGATTAGAGATGCTGCTTGAAAAGATGCATCTTGCGAAAATTGTGGAAGAACAGGTTGAGGCTTTTTCTCTAGAGCGTCTAGAGGAAATCATCATATCAATCGCAAAAAGTGAACTTAAGATGATAACATGGCTAGGAGCCTTGTTAGGTGGAATTATCGGTGTATTTCAAGGTATCCTTGTACTATTTTTGTAG
- a CDS encoding ABC transporter permease has protein sequence MSKFMTVMMHTYRSKIKSKPFLITTLITIGLLFVITNMNEITKMFGEDEVSKIGVIDRTGETLPALQIQLKQTSDDLKAEAFTKSESEAEKAVLDGKIEGILILDRDASGIITGTYKAEDVTQQSLIADVELALQQIKNKSAAESIGLNQEQLAAIYSPVSFAKESLSDSAKSEEEAAQVYILVYVVLFFMYMAVMMYGSMIAVEVATEKSSRVMEILISSVSPVTQMFGKIFGIVLVALTQLALFVAGGFLAVKLNGQLSGSESIINELKLNEIPMSLIIYALVFFILGFFLYATLFAMLGSLISRVEEVNNLMTPVVIVIVAAFMIAMFGRENPESGFVAAASYFPLFTPMLMLLRVGMLSLPVWEVALGISVLVGAIFLFAIIGARVYRGGVLMYGNAPSLKLFKQALLLSKQEKKNTTDI, from the coding sequence ATGAGTAAGTTTATGACCGTAATGATGCATACATATCGATCTAAAATAAAATCAAAGCCATTCCTGATCACAACACTCATTACGATTGGTTTGTTATTCGTGATTACGAATATGAACGAGATCACAAAAATGTTTGGTGAAGATGAGGTTTCTAAAATAGGGGTTATCGATCGAACAGGAGAAACGCTCCCAGCTCTTCAGATACAACTAAAACAAACAAGTGATGATCTGAAAGCAGAGGCCTTCACAAAATCAGAGAGTGAAGCAGAAAAAGCAGTACTTGATGGTAAGATCGAAGGAATTTTAATTCTGGATCGTGATGCTTCAGGTATCATCACGGGAACATATAAAGCGGAAGATGTAACACAACAGAGCTTGATCGCAGATGTAGAGTTAGCGCTGCAGCAGATTAAGAACAAATCAGCCGCTGAGTCTATCGGGTTAAATCAAGAACAGCTCGCTGCTATTTATTCTCCGGTTTCCTTTGCTAAAGAGTCATTGTCTGATTCAGCGAAAAGTGAGGAAGAGGCAGCTCAAGTATACATCTTAGTCTATGTGGTTCTATTTTTCATGTACATGGCCGTCATGATGTATGGAAGTATGATCGCTGTAGAAGTAGCAACAGAAAAATCTTCACGTGTTATGGAAATACTGATTTCTTCTGTATCGCCTGTGACACAGATGTTTGGAAAAATCTTTGGTATCGTACTCGTCGCTCTAACTCAGCTTGCGTTGTTTGTTGCTGGAGGCTTTCTGGCAGTTAAATTAAACGGACAGCTTAGCGGAAGTGAGAGTATCATAAATGAACTAAAGTTGAATGAGATTCCGATGTCATTGATCATCTATGCTCTTGTGTTTTTCATTTTAGGATTCTTCCTCTATGCGACTCTATTTGCGATGCTTGGTTCATTGATCAGCAGAGTTGAAGAAGTAAATAATTTGATGACACCTGTAGTAATCGTAATCGTGGCAGCATTTATGATCGCCATGTTCGGCAGAGAAAACCCAGAGTCTGGTTTTGTTGCTGCTGCATCTTACTTCCCGCTATTTACACCGATGCTCATGCTCCTTCGTGTAGGGATGCTTTCATTACCGGTTTGGGAAGTAGCACTCGGAATTAGCGTCTTAGTAGGAGCTATCTTCTTGTTTGCTATAATTGGTGCTCGTGTATATCGCGGTGGTGTTTTAATGTATGGTAACGCACCGTCCTTGAAGTTGTTCAAGCAAGCCCTTCTCTTATCCAAGCAAGAGAAGAAAAATACAACAGACATTTAA
- a CDS encoding diphthine--ammonia ligase — protein sequence MKKKIVVSFSGGKDSILALYRLQKSEEWEIDSLLTTLTEDYERTTMHGVRNELLELQAKSLGLPLRAVWIPKNCSNDLYQQRMEKAVDDIKADGIQYIMFGDIFLEDVKKYRENMLDGTGITPIFPIWGESSEQIMDEFLSEEFRTVVCCSDTLKIDSSFTGRVIDEQFIEDYPKKHDICGENGEFHTFVFDGPNFSFPVTYTLGETRMVKDMFTNEDRFYYVDILPKGEQNKNLE from the coding sequence ATGAAGAAGAAAATTGTCGTTTCATTTAGCGGAGGGAAAGATTCAATATTAGCTCTATATCGACTGCAGAAGTCGGAAGAATGGGAGATTGATTCCTTACTAACAACGTTAACAGAAGACTACGAGCGGACAACCATGCATGGCGTTCGAAATGAACTTTTAGAGTTGCAGGCGAAATCACTTGGTCTACCTCTCCGAGCGGTTTGGATTCCTAAAAATTGTTCGAATGATCTGTACCAACAAAGAATGGAAAAAGCTGTTGACGACATTAAGGCTGATGGTATTCAGTACATCATGTTTGGGGATATTTTTTTAGAAGATGTAAAAAAATATCGGGAAAACATGTTAGACGGTACAGGAATCACACCAATTTTTCCAATATGGGGTGAGAGTTCTGAGCAAATTATGGATGAGTTTTTGAGTGAAGAGTTTAGAACAGTTGTGTGCTGCTCAGATACATTAAAAATAGATTCCTCTTTTACTGGACGTGTCATAGACGAGCAGTTTATAGAAGACTATCCGAAGAAACATGATATATGTGGTGAGAACGGAGAATTTCACACGTTTGTTTTTGATGGACCGAACTTTTCCTTTCCTGTTACGTATACGTTAGGGGAGACGCGAATGGTAAAAGATATGTTCACCAATGAAGATCGTTTTTATTATGTGGATATCCTTCCAAAAGGGGAGCAAAATAAGAATCTAGAGTAA
- a CDS encoding YlbF family regulator, translating to MSNVYDVAYDLEKALRNSEDFTALKQSYDEVNNNPETKELFGKFRDIQVNLQQKQMNGQEVTPEEIEEAQKLFADVQQNETISKLMAAEQRMSMIINDLNKVITKPLEELYGPMVEEDGQQQ from the coding sequence ATGTCAAACGTATACGATGTTGCTTACGACTTAGAAAAAGCATTGCGCAATAGTGAGGACTTTACAGCTTTAAAACAAAGCTATGATGAAGTAAATAACAATCCGGAAACGAAAGAACTATTCGGTAAATTCCGTGATATTCAAGTAAACCTTCAACAAAAACAAATGAACGGTCAAGAAGTGACTCCTGAAGAGATCGAAGAAGCTCAGAAGCTTTTTGCTGATGTACAGCAGAACGAAACGATCTCAAAGCTTATGGCTGCAGAGCAACGCATGAGCATGATCATCAATGATCTAAATAAAGTGATCACAAAACCACTGGAAGAGCTTTACGGACCAATGGTTGAAGAAGACGGACAACAGCAATAA
- a CDS encoding GNAT family N-acetyltransferase, translating to MSEVILREARYDDSYELSYLMGELGYPTKPEEMTERLETLLPNSAYACFVACVNDQVIGMIGLAKGIYFEKNGCYARITALVVSEEFRGNGIGKELVHYGEEWAKEQGCTAILLNSGKQRTETHEFYRSLDYDDTGLRFIKVML from the coding sequence GTGAGTGAAGTAATTCTACGTGAAGCTCGATACGATGACAGTTATGAACTTTCTTATTTAATGGGAGAGCTCGGTTATCCAACAAAGCCCGAAGAGATGACAGAGCGATTAGAAACGCTTCTACCTAACTCTGCTTATGCTTGTTTTGTAGCTTGTGTAAACGACCAAGTGATTGGGATGATCGGCCTTGCAAAAGGTATATATTTTGAGAAAAACGGCTGCTATGCACGCATTACTGCTCTCGTGGTAAGTGAAGAATTCAGAGGAAACGGCATCGGCAAGGAGCTCGTTCATTATGGAGAAGAATGGGCAAAAGAGCAAGGCTGTACGGCGATCTTGCTTAATAGTGGAAAACAAAGAACAGAAACCCATGAGTTCTATCGCAGTTTGGATTATGATGATACGGGGTTGCGATTCATTAAGGTAATGCTTTAA
- a CDS encoding DNA repair exonuclease, protein MIKFLHCADLHLDSPFKGLSSLPEGLFQRLSNSTFVSFKRLIDLAISEEVDFVVIAGDLYDSGNRSLKAQSFLKNCFIKLNSHNINVYVVHGNHDPLDGQWVDLEWPSNVHFFNGNHIQTLHFEKEGRKVAALHGFSYETAAVTDDRTLYYPEKRDDLYHIGILHGQADGYSGHGRYAPFLLTELLKKGYDYWALGHIHKRIDLNLEPIVRYSGNIQGRHSGELGEKGGYIVTLNHDEVESQFYSTADLEWQECEIDLCEVDSLQEVINLCETKISMYQQRSKGILLIIKLMGQTPLYHELLDGVFIEDLEEILREEVYDSSFVHVVTIKNATTPSIQEEQSTKQSAFFQDLQRVLEDDTELQLAISELSTHRTARKYIELNEQDWEDIKQQAEQLLLSELYKSR, encoded by the coding sequence ATGATAAAGTTTTTACATTGTGCAGATCTCCATTTAGATAGTCCTTTCAAAGGGCTTTCTTCGTTGCCTGAAGGGCTTTTTCAACGACTTTCTAATAGTACGTTCGTATCCTTTAAACGGCTTATCGATCTCGCGATTTCAGAAGAAGTGGATTTTGTGGTCATTGCAGGAGATCTTTATGACAGCGGGAACCGAAGCTTAAAAGCTCAGTCATTTTTGAAAAACTGTTTTATAAAATTGAACAGTCATAACATAAACGTATATGTTGTTCATGGCAATCATGATCCTTTAGATGGTCAATGGGTAGATCTTGAGTGGCCCAGCAATGTGCACTTTTTTAATGGCAACCACATTCAAACTCTCCACTTTGAAAAAGAGGGAAGAAAAGTAGCAGCTCTGCATGGATTCAGCTATGAAACAGCGGCGGTTACAGATGATCGGACATTATACTATCCTGAAAAAAGAGATGATTTGTATCATATTGGAATTTTGCATGGACAGGCTGATGGATATAGCGGACATGGCAGATACGCACCATTTTTATTAACAGAGCTTTTAAAGAAAGGCTATGATTATTGGGCGCTAGGCCACATTCATAAAAGAATCGATCTAAACCTAGAGCCAATCGTTCGCTATTCAGGGAATATACAAGGCAGACATAGTGGCGAACTAGGTGAAAAAGGTGGTTACATCGTTACCTTAAACCATGATGAAGTGGAAAGTCAGTTTTACTCTACTGCTGATTTGGAATGGCAAGAATGCGAAATTGATTTATGTGAGGTTGATAGTCTGCAAGAAGTGATCAATCTATGTGAAACAAAGATCAGCATGTATCAACAGCGAAGTAAAGGTATCCTCCTCATCATAAAGTTGATGGGGCAAACACCGCTTTATCATGAGCTTTTGGATGGAGTTTTCATAGAAGATCTTGAAGAAATTTTACGTGAAGAAGTTTATGATTCTTCCTTTGTGCATGTTGTTACGATTAAGAATGCAACAACTCCTTCTATTCAAGAAGAACAATCCACTAAACAATCTGCCTTTTTTCAAGATTTACAGCGTGTTCTAGAGGATGACACTGAATTACAGCTAGCGATCTCAGAGTTGTCGACACACAGAACTGCTAGAAAATACATAGAGTTGAATGAACAAGATTGGGAAGATATCAAACAACAAGCAGAACAATTGTTATTATCTGAACTATATAAAAGCAGGTAG
- a CDS encoding helix-turn-helix domain-containing protein: MLDKLKKHYKNSMTTDLSQQSGYYWFLSDDSEPFGISKLAVSESELTLLQSMFNTYENDNSSNVFSSQQLKWKSLLFDEETTTEEGFYRFVHFFSKQPITDHASFSEAVNGLFPEDAVLLLNKDLKSGVIIETSKQEFSETPYEALKDMLSTDFYLDISIYIGCYNNQLRRAKETYTREQQQFLDVRNRLMPKSIYTVADIVPYILLQSASPMADQTLTALVEEWREEDEETLKSIKVFVECNLNVSLAAKQLYIHRNSLQYRVEKFYDKTGIDVKQLKNALTVYLAILLVEQKDPR; the protein is encoded by the coding sequence ATGCTCGATAAGCTAAAGAAGCACTATAAAAATTCTATGACAACAGACCTCTCACAGCAGTCTGGCTATTATTGGTTCCTTTCAGATGACAGCGAACCGTTCGGTATCTCAAAACTTGCTGTTTCAGAATCGGAACTAACATTACTTCAATCCATGTTTAACACATATGAAAATGACAATTCTTCAAATGTGTTCTCGTCACAGCAGTTAAAATGGAAATCGCTCCTTTTTGATGAAGAAACAACAACTGAAGAGGGCTTCTATCGTTTTGTACACTTTTTTAGCAAACAGCCGATCACGGATCATGCTTCTTTTTCTGAAGCAGTAAATGGCCTTTTTCCTGAGGATGCAGTTCTCCTTCTTAACAAAGATCTTAAGAGTGGCGTTATTATTGAAACATCAAAACAGGAGTTTAGTGAGACACCTTATGAAGCGTTAAAAGACATGCTTTCTACAGATTTTTATTTGGATATATCCATTTATATAGGTTGCTATAACAATCAACTTCGTCGCGCAAAAGAAACGTATACAAGAGAACAGCAACAATTTTTAGACGTGCGGAATCGTTTGATGCCGAAATCCATATATACAGTAGCCGATATCGTTCCGTATATCCTTCTTCAGTCCGCCAGTCCGATGGCCGATCAAACATTAACAGCACTAGTAGAAGAGTGGCGAGAAGAAGACGAGGAAACGCTAAAAAGCATCAAAGTATTTGTTGAATGCAACCTTAATGTTTCATTAGCAGCGAAGCAATTATATATTCACCGAAACAGCCTTCAATATCGTGTGGAAAAGTTTTATGACAAAACAGGCATTGATGTGAAGCAATTGAAGAATGCACTCACCGTTTACTTGGCCATTCTTCTTGTCGAACAAAAAGATCCTCGCTAA
- a CDS encoding aldehyde dehydrogenase family protein, which produces MEKTLDLQLKPKVAEFLNGTKKHFINGEWVSSASGKTFETLNPSTGEVLAVVSEGGTEDIDKAVKAARAAFETGYWSKMPASKRSYLIYKLAELMEENKEELAQLDTLDNGKPIRETMNADVPLAIEHFRYYAGWSTKIVGQTIPVAGSFFNYTRHEALGVVGQIIPWNFPLLMAAWKLGAALATGCTVVLKPAEQTPLSALYLAKLAHEAGFPEGVLNVVTGAGETGAALVDHPNVDKIAFTGSTEVGKLIMRNASNSLKRVTLELGGKSPNIILPDADMSRAVPGALSGIMFNQGQVCCAGSRLYIQKKSFDNVVADLVSHAKKIKQGPGLDPDTTMGPLVSQEQHNRVLGYIQKGQDEGAELLTGGTTPFDKGYFVEPTIFADVDDKMTIAKEEIFGPVVAAMPFEDLDDVISRANDSEYGLAAGLWTENLKTAHYVSNKLRAGTVWVNCYNAFDAASPFGGYKQSGIGREMGSYALNNYTEVKSVWVNLK; this is translated from the coding sequence ATGGAAAAAACTTTAGACCTTCAATTAAAACCAAAGGTGGCCGAGTTTCTTAACGGAACGAAAAAGCATTTTATCAATGGGGAATGGGTCAGCTCAGCTAGCGGAAAAACATTTGAAACATTAAACCCTTCAACTGGAGAAGTTTTAGCAGTTGTATCAGAAGGTGGAACTGAAGATATCGATAAAGCGGTTAAAGCGGCAAGAGCGGCTTTTGAAACAGGTTATTGGTCGAAGATGCCTGCTTCAAAGCGAAGCTACTTAATCTACAAATTAGCAGAATTAATGGAAGAGAATAAAGAAGAATTAGCACAGCTTGATACATTGGATAACGGAAAACCGATTCGCGAAACGATGAATGCAGATGTTCCGCTCGCGATCGAACATTTCCGCTATTATGCTGGTTGGTCAACGAAAATCGTAGGACAGACGATTCCTGTTGCAGGTAGTTTCTTCAACTATACACGCCATGAAGCGCTTGGTGTAGTTGGACAGATTATTCCTTGGAACTTCCCATTATTGATGGCTGCTTGGAAGCTTGGTGCAGCACTTGCGACAGGATGTACGGTCGTACTGAAGCCGGCTGAGCAAACACCTCTTTCAGCACTCTACTTGGCAAAATTAGCACATGAAGCTGGGTTCCCAGAAGGTGTGTTAAACGTTGTAACGGGTGCTGGTGAAACAGGTGCAGCGCTAGTTGATCATCCAAACGTGGACAAAATCGCATTTACAGGTTCCACTGAAGTTGGAAAACTGATCATGCGTAACGCGTCTAACTCTTTGAAGCGAGTAACGCTAGAGCTTGGTGGTAAATCACCAAACATCATCTTGCCTGATGCTGACATGAGCCGTGCAGTTCCTGGTGCATTAAGCGGTATCATGTTCAACCAAGGACAAGTTTGCTGTGCGGGATCACGTTTATATATTCAAAAGAAATCATTTGATAATGTCGTAGCAGACCTTGTGTCTCATGCGAAGAAGATCAAGCAAGGTCCTGGGTTAGATCCAGATACAACGATGGGGCCGCTCGTATCTCAAGAACAGCATAACCGTGTTCTTGGTTACATCCAAAAAGGACAAGATGAAGGGGCTGAATTGTTAACAGGAGGAACAACGCCTTTTGACAAAGGATACTTTGTTGAGCCGACAATCTTCGCCGATGTTGATGATAAGATGACGATCGCGAAAGAAGAGATCTTCGGACCAGTTGTGGCTGCAATGCCGTTTGAAGACTTGGATGATGTAATCTCTCGTGCGAACGATTCTGAATATGGTCTTGCTGCAGGACTATGGACAGAGAATTTAAAAACAGCTCATTATGTATCGAACAAGCTTCGTGCTGGCACGGTATGGGTGAACTGCTATAATGCGTTTGATGCTGCTTCACCATTCGGCGGATACAAGCAATCAGGTATCGGACGTGAAATGGGATCTTATGCATTAAACAACTACACAGAAGTAAAGAGTGTGTGGGTTAACCTTAAATAG
- a CDS encoding polysaccharide deacetylase family protein has product MYDWENKEIWTNKKNWDQQDSPEASKSLILTFDDGPSSVLVELLDILKKHGVQALFFWQSKLLHVKRPWKRVIEEGHMIGGHSLRHRELTRLSYRDQLHDISTNLKQLESLTGQKVRYFRPPYGQFNEDTLDVLKKLNVIPFLWEVAGLDWEHKKDPLHIVHNILNHAEDGSIILLHELKQTVEILDELISELKLEGYEFVLPPKSFNTEDPR; this is encoded by the coding sequence GTGTACGACTGGGAAAATAAAGAGATTTGGACAAATAAAAAAAATTGGGACCAGCAGGATTCACCAGAAGCATCAAAATCTTTGATTCTTACATTTGATGATGGGCCATCCTCTGTTTTGGTCGAACTGCTAGATATCCTAAAGAAACATGGAGTACAAGCACTGTTCTTTTGGCAGTCAAAGTTGTTGCATGTAAAACGTCCTTGGAAACGTGTGATTGAAGAGGGACATATGATCGGTGGGCATTCATTGCGCCATCGTGAATTAACGAGACTATCTTATCGTGACCAGCTTCATGATATTTCTACAAATTTGAAACAGTTAGAATCTCTCACAGGTCAAAAAGTGAGATATTTTCGTCCGCCTTATGGACAGTTTAATGAAGATACATTGGATGTTCTAAAGAAGCTCAATGTGATTCCTTTTTTATGGGAAGTGGCGGGTCTGGATTGGGAACACAAAAAAGATCCTTTACACATTGTTCATAACATCTTAAATCATGCTGAGGATGGCTCTATTATTCTTCTTCATGAATTAAAGCAAACCGTAGAAATTTTAGATGAATTGATTTCTGAATTAAAACTAGAAGGCTATGAGTTCGTATTGCCTCCTAAATCGTTCAATACGGAGGATCCTAGATGA
- a CDS encoding Cof-type HAD-IIB family hydrolase, with the protein MVYRLLAIDIDGTLLRSNFRIDKETKEAIDYVQQKGVYVTLASGRSFPSTQKIAKALKIDSYLISHNGGFIASSLDEPLQEKRLSVEDTYRLVEVLGNYECHMRVVHERFSVGNQLKQKSQLVAKLTLSTGDPLFYPVSFTENLGDYVLSQEVAPPKMDVQFFDEKECESAMKYLKEHMPDFEYSSSAKCQLEITAKKVTKGNALRYLGEKLGIAPNEMVAIGDSYNDLDMIEFAGLGVAMANAPDEVKRKAKWITRTNDQLGVPYMIKEVFRKQMRFQTMKR; encoded by the coding sequence ATGGTATACCGTTTACTAGCGATCGACATCGACGGAACCCTACTGCGAAGCAATTTCCGTATCGATAAAGAAACGAAAGAAGCCATTGATTATGTGCAGCAAAAAGGGGTCTATGTCACACTCGCTTCGGGCAGGAGTTTTCCATCTACACAAAAGATCGCAAAAGCGTTAAAGATCGACAGTTATTTGATCAGTCATAATGGTGGATTCATTGCTTCATCTCTTGATGAACCTCTTCAAGAGAAAAGGTTATCGGTCGAGGATACGTATAGATTGGTAGAAGTGCTTGGAAATTACGAATGCCACATGCGCGTAGTCCATGAGCGCTTCTCCGTCGGAAATCAACTCAAGCAAAAAAGTCAGCTTGTTGCGAAATTAACATTGAGCACGGGTGACCCTTTATTCTACCCTGTATCTTTTACAGAGAACCTTGGGGATTATGTTCTCTCCCAAGAAGTGGCACCGCCAAAGATGGATGTACAGTTCTTTGATGAGAAAGAATGCGAGTCTGCTATGAAGTATCTTAAAGAGCATATGCCAGACTTTGAGTATTCTTCATCAGCCAAATGCCAGCTGGAGATCACAGCTAAAAAAGTAACAAAAGGAAATGCCTTAAGGTACCTTGGTGAGAAACTAGGAATCGCTCCAAATGAGATGGTAGCGATTGGGGATTCTTATAACGATCTAGATATGATCGAGTTTGCAGGTCTAGGTGTAGCGATGGCAAACGCACCTGATGAAGTAAAGAGAAAAGCGAAGTGGATCACGCGTACAAACGACCAGTTAGGCGTTCCGTACATGATAAAAGAAGTGTTCCGCAAGCAGATGCGCTTCCAGACGATGAAACGATAG
- a CDS encoding YhzD family protein, with the protein MNTYALTAYESNGEKILDETISAQSDSEAKEQGEARLAELNMQEKTHRLTSPKGQLLLFHR; encoded by the coding sequence ATGAATACATACGCACTAACTGCCTACGAAAGTAACGGCGAAAAAATATTGGATGAAACCATTTCTGCACAGAGTGACTCTGAAGCAAAAGAGCAAGGAGAAGCCCGTTTGGCTGAACTAAACATGCAAGAAAAAACGCATCGTCTGACTTCACCAAAGGGACAGTTGCTTCTTTTCCATCGCTAA
- a CDS encoding ABC transporter ATP-binding protein produces MLTINEVRKQFGSFTAVDGINLQIPRGEIFGLLGANGAGKTTTFRMILGLLTPSQGRITWNDKVISYETSDLIGYLPEERGLYPKLTVREQLIYLGQLRGMTRSQIQEQTDKWLKRFGAEEYLNKKVEALSKGNQQKIQFIAAVLHRPELLILDEPFSGLDPVNVELLKSAVHELKKEGTTIVFSSHRMEHVEELCQHLCIMHRGKSVVQGNLKEIKRSFGKKNVSVKADFDLTYLKDTAGVIKHRTTGDGIILQVEREEVAKDLFQAIQSKGFVRKFELEEPSLNDIFIEKVGVVHE; encoded by the coding sequence ATGTTGACCATTAATGAGGTTAGAAAACAGTTTGGTAGTTTTACAGCCGTGGACGGAATTAACTTACAGATTCCTAGGGGTGAGATCTTTGGTTTGTTAGGTGCGAATGGTGCTGGGAAAACGACGACCTTTCGAATGATTTTAGGATTATTAACACCTTCACAAGGAAGAATTACATGGAACGATAAAGTAATCTCGTATGAGACAAGTGACCTTATAGGTTATCTACCCGAAGAAAGAGGTTTATATCCAAAACTGACAGTTAGAGAGCAATTGATCTATCTTGGGCAATTGCGTGGCATGACGCGATCACAAATACAAGAACAGACGGATAAGTGGTTAAAGCGCTTCGGAGCAGAAGAGTATTTAAATAAGAAGGTAGAAGCGTTGTCTAAGGGAAATCAACAAAAAATTCAGTTCATTGCGGCTGTTCTTCATCGTCCAGAACTTTTGATCTTAGATGAACCGTTTAGCGGACTAGACCCTGTGAATGTTGAGCTTCTGAAGAGCGCTGTTCATGAGCTGAAAAAAGAAGGAACGACGATTGTCTTCTCCTCTCATAGGATGGAGCATGTAGAAGAACTATGTCAGCATCTCTGCATCATGCATAGAGGAAAGTCGGTTGTTCAAGGAAATCTAAAAGAAATCAAACGATCTTTTGGGAAAAAGAACGTTTCTGTTAAAGCAGACTTTGATCTAACGTATCTGAAAGATACTGCTGGCGTTATCAAACATCGTACAACAGGAGATGGAATCATTCTTCAAGTTGAACGAGAAGAAGTGGCAAAAGATCTATTCCAAGCTATTCAATCAAAAGGGTTTGTAAGGAAGTTTGAGCTTGAGGAACCTTCGTTAAATGATATCTTCATCGAGAAAGTAGGTGTTGTTCATGAGTAA